The Pseudomonas eucalypticola genome has a window encoding:
- a CDS encoding ABC transporter substrate-binding protein → MHPTFKTFTLAALCVALAACDRSTPVAQRSTTPVSGGTLVYATDREPTCLDPHVSGDMPQVFVGQQYLDSLVSMDENGKIGPWLAKSWEVSADGTTYTFHLRDDVHFTDGTPFNAAAVKANLDHMANPKTQSSTAGGYIRQYVSTDVVDEHTAVVHLSSPYAAFLEVLAQGFLGIESPTALLRSRDENCQSPVGSGPFKVVKWDRQSQVELVRNPDYNWAPPTAHHQGPAYLDRVVWKFIPEPSVRFASLQAGEVDVIEALPPESHAAARHNPDLSLMIALRPGNPTNGTLNTRRLPFNDVRVREAFVRSADVEGALKSVYFGEFPRAGAPLSSATRFHSADFEHAQDYDPARANHLLDEAGWTHRDAQGYRTKDGQRLQVHVIMSNETPPSEQTLWEQVQATTRAVGFEVLIDQMSAVQATDHQAKWDYDVIPEYWNTNTADVLRIIFSSQFLQPAGVGGYHQNTAGFDDKTFDQTLEGALATQDPQQRQALYYQAQAIASRNYLQLTTYPQSTRLGIYKTTQGVRIEPSLAVTYLYDAWVNK, encoded by the coding sequence GTGCATCCAACCTTCAAGACTTTCACCCTGGCGGCGCTGTGCGTGGCGCTGGCGGCGTGCGACCGCAGTACCCCAGTGGCACAGCGCAGCACCACGCCCGTCAGCGGCGGCACGCTGGTCTATGCCACCGACCGCGAGCCCACCTGCCTGGACCCCCACGTGTCCGGCGACATGCCCCAGGTGTTCGTGGGGCAGCAATACCTGGACTCGCTGGTGTCCATGGACGAGAACGGCAAGATCGGCCCTTGGCTGGCTAAAAGCTGGGAGGTCTCCGCCGACGGCACCACCTATACCTTCCACTTGCGCGATGACGTGCATTTCACCGACGGCACGCCGTTCAACGCCGCCGCCGTGAAGGCTAACCTCGACCACATGGCAAACCCCAAGACCCAGTCCAGCACGGCGGGGGGCTATATCCGCCAGTACGTGAGCACGGACGTGGTGGATGAGCACACTGCCGTGGTGCACCTGTCCTCACCCTATGCCGCGTTCCTGGAAGTACTGGCGCAAGGGTTTCTGGGCATCGAGTCGCCCACCGCGCTGCTGCGCTCGCGGGACGAAAATTGCCAGTCGCCAGTGGGGTCGGGGCCGTTCAAGGTGGTCAAGTGGGACCGCCAGAGCCAGGTTGAACTGGTGCGCAACCCCGATTACAACTGGGCGCCGCCCACGGCCCATCATCAAGGGCCAGCCTACCTGGACCGGGTGGTGTGGAAGTTCATTCCGGAGCCATCGGTACGCTTTGCTTCGCTGCAGGCCGGTGAGGTGGACGTGATCGAGGCGCTGCCGCCCGAATCGCACGCGGCGGCCCGGCACAACCCGGACCTGAGCCTGATGATTGCCCTGCGCCCCGGCAACCCCACCAACGGCACCCTCAACACCCGCCGGCTACCCTTCAACGATGTGAGGGTGCGCGAGGCGTTTGTGCGCAGCGCCGATGTGGAGGGGGCGCTCAAGAGCGTGTACTTCGGCGAGTTTCCGCGGGCCGGGGCGCCGTTGAGTTCGGCCACGCGCTTTCACAGCGCTGACTTCGAGCACGCGCAGGACTATGACCCGGCCCGGGCCAACCACCTGCTGGATGAGGCCGGCTGGACCCACCGCGACGCCCAGGGTTACCGCACCAAGGACGGCCAGCGCCTGCAAGTGCACGTGATCATGAGCAACGAAACCCCGCCCTCGGAGCAGACCCTGTGGGAACAGGTGCAAGCCACCACCCGCGCCGTGGGCTTCGAGGTGTTGATCGACCAGATGAGTGCGGTGCAGGCCACCGACCACCAGGCCAAATGGGACTACGACGTCATTCCCGAGTACTGGAACACCAACACCGCCGACGTGTTGCGCATCATCTTCAGCTCGCAGTTCCTGCAACCGGCGGGTGTAGGCGGGTACCACCAGAACACCGCAGGCTTTGACGACAAGACGTTCGACCAGACGCTGGAGGGCGCCCTGGCCACCCAGGACCCGCAACAGCGCCAGGCCCTGTATTACCAGGCGCAGGCGATTGCCAGCCGCAACTACCTGCAACTGACCACCTACCCGCAAAGCACACGCTTGGGCATCTACAAGACCACCCAGGGCGTGCGCATCGAGCCCTCCCTGGCCGTGACCTACCTCTATGACGCATGGGTGAACAAATGA
- a CDS encoding dipeptide ABC transporter ATP-binding protein, producing the protein MSQKRLTVEGLSIRFGDHVVVRDVSFTLAPGKTLALVGESGSGKSVTARSLIGLAGAGAQISARTLRYGDHDLLALSERHWRRLRGRDIGFVLQDALVSLDPLRPVGKEILEVLSTHQWGTAASRQARVHELLTQVGVPEPQLRARQRPDQLSGGLRQRALIASALALDPSLVIADEPTTALDATVQAQILEVLQGIKARGASLVIISHDLAVVAQLADEVLVLRHGEVVEQGPIDQVLRTPSHPYTQALLDAVPGEHQRGTRLSPGGGPAPRVRTPAVGEPLLQAKGLGKRYEGPDRQVRQVVDDVSFVLHAGQTLGIVGESGSGKTTAARIALGLLTPDAGTVTFAGQPWNGTGEGAVSEARRRLRRRDISVIYQDPLSSFDPRWNVGQILADALDVAGVAAPEQAARVARLLDQVRLPAALANRRPLQLSGGQRQRVAIARAIASNPKVIVCDEPVSALDVSVQAQVLDLLADLQAELGLAYLFISHDLGVIRHVSDQVVVMRHGQVVESGSVDQVFDHPRQEYTRRLLAAVPRLPGAGVAWQAPPVEAENPLWLFDESRLWKIAI; encoded by the coding sequence ATGAGCCAGAAGAGGTTGACCGTCGAGGGGCTGTCCATCCGTTTCGGTGACCACGTTGTGGTCCGCGATGTGAGTTTCACCCTGGCACCGGGCAAGACGCTGGCGCTGGTGGGCGAGTCCGGCTCGGGCAAGAGCGTGACCGCGCGCAGCCTGATCGGCCTGGCCGGTGCCGGCGCGCAGATCAGCGCACGCACCCTGCGTTACGGGGATCATGACTTGCTGGCCTTGAGCGAACGCCACTGGCGACGCCTGCGTGGGCGCGACATTGGCTTCGTGCTGCAGGACGCCCTGGTGTCCCTGGACCCGCTGCGCCCGGTGGGCAAGGAGATCCTCGAAGTCCTGAGCACCCATCAGTGGGGCACCGCGGCCAGCCGCCAGGCGCGGGTGCACGAGCTGCTGACCCAGGTGGGTGTACCCGAGCCGCAGTTGCGTGCCCGTCAGCGCCCGGACCAACTGTCCGGTGGCTTGCGCCAACGCGCGCTGATTGCCAGCGCCCTGGCCCTGGACCCCAGTTTGGTGATCGCCGACGAACCCACCACTGCGCTGGATGCCACGGTGCAAGCGCAGATACTGGAAGTGCTGCAGGGCATCAAGGCCCGCGGGGCGTCACTGGTGATCATCAGTCACGACCTGGCAGTGGTGGCGCAATTGGCCGATGAAGTGCTGGTGCTGCGCCATGGCGAGGTGGTGGAGCAGGGGCCCATCGATCAGGTATTGCGCACCCCCAGCCACCCGTATACCCAGGCACTGCTGGACGCCGTGCCCGGCGAACATCAGCGTGGCACGCGGCTGTCACCCGGCGGCGGGCCGGCCCCACGGGTGCGGACGCCGGCGGTGGGCGAGCCGTTGTTGCAGGCCAAAGGCCTGGGCAAGCGCTATGAGGGCCCCGACCGCCAGGTGCGCCAGGTGGTCGATGACGTCAGTTTCGTCCTGCATGCCGGACAGACCCTGGGAATAGTCGGTGAGTCCGGTTCAGGCAAGACCACGGCCGCGCGCATCGCCCTCGGCTTGCTGACCCCGGATGCCGGTACCGTGACCTTCGCCGGCCAGCCGTGGAACGGCACGGGCGAGGGGGCGGTCAGCGAGGCACGGCGACGCTTGCGTCGGCGCGACATCAGCGTCATCTACCAAGACCCGCTGAGCTCGTTCGACCCCCGCTGGAATGTCGGCCAGATCCTCGCCGATGCCTTGGACGTTGCCGGCGTGGCGGCGCCCGAGCAAGCGGCACGGGTCGCCCGCCTGCTCGACCAGGTACGCCTGCCGGCCGCCCTGGCCAACCGTCGCCCTTTGCAACTGTCCGGCGGCCAGCGGCAACGCGTGGCCATTGCCCGTGCCATCGCCAGTAACCCCAAGGTGATCGTCTGCGACGAACCGGTATCGGCGCTGGATGTGTCGGTGCAGGCCCAGGTGCTGGACCTGCTGGCCGACCTGCAGGCCGAACTGGGCCTGGCCTACCTGTTCATTTCCCACGACTTGGGGGTGATCCGCCATGTCAGCGACCAGGTAGTGGTGATGCGCCACGGCCAGGTGGTGGAGAGCGGCAGCGTCGACCAAGTGTTCGACCATCCGCGCCAGGAATACACCCGCCGCCTGCTGGCCGCCGTGCCGCGCTTGCCCGGTGCCGGGGTGGCCTGGCAGGCACCGCCGGTGGAAGCGGAAAACCCGTTGTGGCTCTTCGATGAGTCGCGCCTATGGAAAATCGCCATTTGA
- a CDS encoding metallophosphoesterase, whose amino-acid sequence MNKFAHHPRNLKGRDFAVGDIHGHFERLQAALDSAGFNPAVDRLFSVGDLVDRGPQSEQCLEWLDRPWFFAVQGNHEALAIQHHARISVDERMYRASGGAWFLDASPDKQRLYAQRFAQLPVAMEVETSRGLIGMVHADCPYPTWRQLREFVQHRWPADTYTDEGCQWSRERIKRGDGSGIRDVRAVIVGHTPLRRARRLGNVWHIDTAGWSEGYFTLMELEALEVVSVPERPVG is encoded by the coding sequence ATGAACAAGTTTGCCCATCATCCGCGAAACCTCAAGGGTCGCGACTTTGCCGTGGGCGATATTCATGGCCACTTCGAGCGCCTGCAAGCGGCCCTCGACAGTGCCGGTTTCAATCCTGCCGTCGACCGCTTGTTCAGCGTCGGCGATCTGGTGGACCGCGGCCCGCAAAGCGAACAATGCCTGGAGTGGCTCGACCGCCCCTGGTTTTTCGCCGTGCAGGGTAACCATGAAGCCCTGGCTATACAGCACCACGCCCGCATCAGCGTCGATGAACGCATGTACCGCGCCAGCGGCGGCGCCTGGTTCCTGGACGCCAGCCCGGACAAACAACGCCTGTACGCCCAGCGTTTCGCGCAACTGCCGGTGGCCATGGAGGTCGAGACCTCCCGGGGACTGATCGGGATGGTGCACGCCGATTGCCCGTACCCCACGTGGCGACAGTTGCGTGAATTCGTGCAGCACCGCTGGCCGGCCGACACCTACACCGACGAGGGTTGCCAGTGGTCGCGGGAGCGGATCAAACGCGGGGACGGCTCAGGCATTCGCGATGTTCGCGCGGTCATTGTCGGCCATACGCCCCTGCGCCGTGCACGTCGCCTGGGCAACGTGTGGCACATCGACACGGCGGGGTGGAGCGAAGGCTATTTCACCTTGATGGAGCTGGAAGCCCTGGAAGTGGTCAGCGTGCCGGAACGGCCGGTCGGCTGA
- a CDS encoding TOBE domain-containing protein has protein sequence MTIKAINVRNQFKGVIKEIIEGPVVSEIDVQTASGIVTSVITTRSIHELELKVGSEVIAFVKSTEVSIAKL, from the coding sequence ATGACCATTAAAGCCATCAACGTCCGCAACCAGTTCAAAGGCGTGATCAAGGAAATCATCGAAGGCCCGGTGGTGTCTGAAATCGACGTGCAAACCGCCTCCGGCATCGTGACCTCGGTGATCACCACCCGCTCCATCCATGAACTGGAGCTGAAAGTGGGCAGTGAAGTGATCGCTTTCGTCAAATCCACCGAAGTCTCCATCGCCAAGCTCTGA
- a CDS encoding sensor domain-containing diguanylate cyclase codes for MLDNLQQRIITKARPSAQRLAVGFMALVLLSLLGLDAWQIWTARDHVLREAHTDTNNLARSLAQHAESTVQEADTVLSDLVERVQVDGTGPAQLARLHRLMQTRTHELAQLHGLFLYDKNGNWLATANDVDPQGVNNADREYFQFHRFNRSAAVHIGPVIRSRTNNQLVIPVSRRVDAADGSFAGVVLATLDLEFFNRFYQSFDLDHQGVILLALSNGTVLARRPFDEHVIGTSLARGRVFSELLPNQPAGSSMMPSLIDGVARLFSYKALDKYPLVVEAAQSKDAIYATWYANLARSIVFLLLVGGALSVFGVILIREIQRSLLTEAKLRNAHAALEILAMQDALTGLANRRQLDAALPHEIGRARRSGKPLGLIMIDVDHFKRFNDLYGHPAGDQCLCEVGRAVLDCVGRSTDLVVRYGGEEMLVLLPESDWAGTWLVAEKILHNVRALAIHHAGNDGGLVTVSAGVHVWLPEGGETHPNALVQAADDALYKAKSHGRNRMHPPQQVRHAQSEATL; via the coding sequence ATGCTGGACAACCTGCAGCAGCGCATCATCACCAAAGCCCGCCCCTCGGCTCAACGCCTGGCCGTTGGCTTCATGGCCCTGGTGCTTCTGTCATTGCTGGGCCTGGACGCCTGGCAAATCTGGACCGCCCGCGACCATGTGCTGCGCGAAGCCCACACCGACACCAACAACCTGGCGCGCTCCCTGGCCCAGCACGCCGAAAGCACCGTGCAGGAAGCCGATACGGTACTCAGTGACCTGGTAGAGCGCGTACAGGTCGACGGCACCGGCCCTGCGCAACTGGCCCGCCTGCACCGGCTGATGCAGACGCGCACCCATGAACTGGCCCAACTGCACGGCCTGTTCCTGTACGACAAAAATGGCAACTGGCTGGCCACCGCCAATGACGTCGACCCCCAGGGCGTCAACAATGCCGACCGCGAGTACTTTCAATTCCACCGTTTCAACCGCAGCGCAGCCGTGCACATTGGCCCGGTAATTCGCAGCCGTACCAACAACCAACTGGTCATTCCGGTATCCCGGCGGGTCGACGCCGCGGACGGCAGTTTCGCCGGGGTAGTACTGGCGACCCTGGACCTGGAGTTCTTCAACCGTTTCTATCAGTCCTTCGACCTGGACCACCAGGGTGTGATCCTGCTGGCCCTGAGCAACGGGACCGTGCTGGCCCGGCGGCCTTTCGACGAACATGTCATCGGCACCAGCCTGGCCCGTGGCCGGGTGTTCAGTGAGCTGCTGCCCAACCAGCCGGCCGGCAGCAGCATGATGCCTTCGCTGATTGATGGGGTGGCTCGCCTGTTCAGCTACAAGGCGTTGGACAAATACCCGCTGGTCGTCGAGGCAGCCCAGTCCAAGGACGCGATCTACGCCACGTGGTACGCGAACCTTGCGCGCTCGATCGTGTTTCTCTTGTTGGTGGGTGGTGCGTTGTCGGTGTTTGGGGTGATTCTGATTCGCGAGATCCAGCGCAGCCTATTGACCGAGGCCAAGCTGCGCAACGCCCACGCCGCGCTGGAGATTTTGGCCATGCAGGACGCGCTCACGGGGTTGGCCAACCGCCGCCAATTGGACGCCGCCCTACCCCATGAAATTGGCCGCGCCCGCCGCAGTGGCAAGCCACTGGGGCTGATCATGATCGACGTCGATCATTTCAAGCGCTTCAACGACTTGTATGGGCACCCCGCCGGTGACCAGTGCCTGTGCGAAGTGGGTCGTGCGGTGCTCGATTGCGTGGGGCGCAGTACCGACCTGGTGGTGCGTTACGGCGGTGAGGAAATGCTGGTGCTATTGCCTGAAAGTGACTGGGCTGGCACGTGGTTGGTGGCCGAAAAGATCTTGCACAACGTGCGCGCGCTGGCGATCCACCACGCGGGCAATGATGGCGGCCTGGTCACGGTGAGTGCCGGCGTGCACGTGTGGCTGCCCGAGGGCGGCGAAACCCACCCGAACGCGCTGGTGCAGGCGGCGGATGACGCGCTGTACAAAGCCAAGAGCCACGGCCGCAACCGGATGCACCCGCCCCAGCAGGTGCGGCACGCCCAGAGCGAGGCCACCCTGTGA
- a CDS encoding ABC transporter ATP-binding protein: MPQSTTTPENPRPRWKIEHLPDTPLAFVMLFLRRFKGWYLAILLLQISAAVCTILVPWGLGQLTGLVSRLPAIDQAVEALRTPLLLFGTLLVVEMLMMRIGNGCHIHVVPIQRRAVTQTLFAYLQQHSHRFVSSEFAGALAHRVSEVSLGVNMAIAIVLFDLIPVLVTLSVSVVLLYLAAPVLGEFMLAWALLFIAVSYWLARRSQPLAQQFSAARSLCNGKVVDAVSNLTNIRLFARHAFEYDYLNGFLNREMKAAYRAFIYMEKIRWLLTGLSVVLKLGMVLLALYLWQAQRVDVAGFVMATSLSLLIVNDVANLARRLLDFFEAAGNISNGVRTLTRPHEVTDRAQAQPLEVKRGQIEFRQVTFGYGVGQPIFQGFDLTIPAGQRVGLVGSSGSGKSTLLSLLLRLYDVQGGTVLIDGQDVRQVTQHSLHAQIGLIPQEPGLFHRTIRENIHYGRLDASHEELHAAIHRAGAEGFIGQMEHGYDSLVGERGVKLSGGQRQRIAIARVILKGAPILVMDEATSSLDSITERFIQDKLDEIMDDKTVLVVAHRLSTVAHLDRILVMDQGRLVEDGSHDELLRRRGHYFRLWSRQEEPA; the protein is encoded by the coding sequence ATGCCTCAGAGCACCACAACCCCCGAAAACCCTCGCCCGCGCTGGAAGATCGAACACCTGCCGGATACCCCCCTGGCCTTCGTCATGCTGTTCCTTCGGCGTTTCAAGGGCTGGTACCTGGCCATCCTGTTGCTACAGATTAGCGCGGCCGTGTGCACTATCCTGGTTCCCTGGGGGCTGGGCCAGTTGACCGGGCTGGTCAGCCGCCTGCCAGCCATTGACCAGGCTGTCGAGGCGCTGCGCACCCCGTTACTGCTGTTCGGTACGTTGCTGGTGGTCGAAATGCTGATGATGCGGATCGGCAACGGCTGCCATATCCACGTGGTGCCCATTCAGCGCCGGGCGGTCACCCAGACGCTGTTCGCCTACCTGCAACAGCACTCCCATCGTTTCGTCAGCAGCGAGTTCGCCGGCGCCCTGGCGCATCGGGTCTCGGAGGTCTCGCTAGGGGTCAACATGGCGATCGCCATCGTGCTGTTCGACCTAATCCCGGTGCTGGTCACCCTCAGCGTCTCCGTGGTGCTGTTGTACCTGGCCGCGCCGGTGCTGGGCGAGTTCATGCTGGCGTGGGCGCTACTGTTCATCGCCGTCAGCTACTGGCTGGCGCGTCGCAGCCAGCCGCTGGCACAGCAGTTTTCGGCGGCCCGCAGCCTTTGCAACGGCAAAGTGGTGGACGCGGTCAGCAACCTGACCAACATTCGCCTGTTCGCCCGCCACGCCTTCGAATACGACTACCTCAACGGATTCCTCAACCGTGAGATGAAGGCCGCCTACCGCGCGTTCATCTACATGGAGAAGATCCGTTGGCTGCTCACCGGCCTGAGCGTGGTGCTCAAGCTGGGGATGGTGCTGCTGGCCCTCTACCTGTGGCAAGCACAGCGCGTGGACGTGGCGGGGTTCGTGATGGCCACCAGCCTTTCATTGCTGATCGTCAACGACGTGGCCAACCTGGCGCGGCGGCTGCTAGACTTCTTCGAAGCGGCCGGCAACATCAGCAACGGCGTACGTACGCTGACCCGCCCCCACGAAGTCACCGACCGTGCCCAGGCACAACCGTTGGAGGTCAAGCGCGGGCAGATCGAATTTCGCCAGGTGACCTTTGGCTACGGCGTTGGGCAGCCCATCTTCCAAGGGTTCGACCTGACCATCCCGGCTGGCCAGCGGGTAGGGCTGGTGGGTTCTTCCGGCTCCGGCAAGTCGACCCTGTTGAGCTTGCTGCTGCGCCTGTACGACGTGCAGGGCGGCACGGTGCTGATCGATGGCCAGGACGTGCGGCAGGTCACCCAGCACTCGTTGCATGCCCAGATAGGCCTGATCCCTCAGGAACCGGGGCTGTTCCACCGCACCATCCGGGAAAACATCCACTACGGCCGCCTCGACGCCAGCCACGAAGAACTGCACGCCGCCATCCACCGGGCCGGCGCCGAGGGCTTCATCGGCCAGATGGAGCACGGCTACGACTCGCTGGTAGGTGAACGCGGCGTGAAACTGTCCGGCGGCCAGCGCCAGCGCATCGCCATTGCCCGGGTGATTCTCAAGGGCGCGCCGATCCTGGTGATGGATGAAGCCACCTCCAGCCTCGACTCGATCACCGAGCGGTTTATCCAGGACAAGCTGGATGAGATCATGGACGACAAGACCGTGCTGGTGGTGGCCCACCGCCTGTCCACCGTGGCGCACCTGGACCGTATCCTGGTGATGGACCAGGGGCGGTTGGTGGAAGACGGCAGCCATGACGAACTCCTGCGGCGGCGGGGGCATTACTTTCGGTTGTGGAGCCGCCAGGAAGAGCCGGCATGA
- a CDS encoding ABC transporter permease — protein sequence MNAIVTLENPRRQRLAHLGRRALLRLGGAVLVLWAVATLTFFALRLMPGDPVLAILGGPSGNPTPETIAEATREFGLDKPLAVQYGLYLARLVQGDLGVSYSRHQPVTQVLAEQSGATLELVVVALLLAWALVLAWTLVTAGRQGWLSQLGSLVETVSAALPQFWLAIMLLAVFAFGLRWFPPAGSDGIATLVLPALALALPLAGFIGQVTRETLEVTLEQPFVLTARTRGLSDLAVRFRHALRHAVLPGVSLSGWAIGALISGAVVVEVIFSRKGLGRQLYQAVQAQDLPLTIGISLVVAAGYVLANLLVDLLYEWIDPRLVEQRP from the coding sequence ATGAATGCCATCGTGACGCTGGAAAACCCGCGCCGTCAGCGCTTGGCCCACCTGGGCCGGCGGGCGCTGCTGCGGCTGGGCGGTGCCGTGCTGGTGCTGTGGGCCGTGGCCACCCTGACGTTCTTTGCCCTGCGGCTGATGCCGGGTGACCCGGTGCTGGCCATCCTGGGTGGCCCCAGCGGCAACCCGACCCCGGAGACCATCGCCGAAGCCACCCGCGAGTTCGGGCTGGACAAGCCGCTGGCTGTGCAATACGGCCTGTACCTGGCCAGACTGGTGCAGGGCGACCTGGGCGTCTCCTATTCGCGCCACCAGCCCGTGACCCAGGTGCTGGCCGAGCAGAGCGGGGCGACCCTGGAGCTGGTGGTGGTCGCCCTGTTGCTGGCCTGGGCGCTGGTGCTCGCCTGGACCCTGGTGACCGCTGGCCGGCAGGGTTGGCTGAGCCAGTTGGGCTCGCTGGTGGAAACCGTGTCGGCGGCGCTGCCGCAGTTCTGGCTGGCGATCATGTTGCTGGCGGTGTTCGCCTTCGGCCTGCGCTGGTTCCCGCCGGCAGGCAGTGACGGTATCGCCACCCTGGTGCTGCCGGCACTGGCGCTGGCCCTGCCACTGGCCGGTTTCATTGGTCAGGTGACCCGCGAAACCTTGGAAGTCACCTTGGAACAGCCCTTCGTGCTGACGGCCCGCACCCGTGGCCTCAGTGACCTGGCGGTGCGGTTCAGGCACGCCCTGCGCCATGCGGTGCTACCAGGGGTGTCGCTGTCGGGCTGGGCCATCGGCGCGCTGATTAGCGGCGCGGTGGTGGTGGAAGTGATCTTTTCCCGCAAGGGCCTGGGCCGCCAGCTGTACCAGGCGGTGCAGGCTCAGGACCTGCCCCTGACCATCGGCATCAGCCTGGTGGTGGCGGCCGGCTATGTGCTGGCCAACCTTCTCGTCGACCTGCTGTATGAGTGGATCGACCCACGCCTGGTGGAGCAACGCCCATGA
- a CDS encoding acyl-CoA dehydrogenase family protein, with the protein MSVQALKDRIYALLPHIEAGAAARERDRQLPYEAVRALAQAGLFTLRVPEAAGGPGASVRDVIEVLLAVASVDSNTAQALRPGLAFLEGLLTGAEDDAGSERDRWFARYLDGAVLGNAGWEVGGANGAISARIVRQGDHYRVTGSKYYSTGALYADWISVVALDEDDQPRSFVLPRDRQGLVLLDDFDAMGQRLTASGTTRLDDVIVYPDELRARTVQEGTRTIVTPFLQLFLATVQAGIARNALNDAVRFARDHARPIKHSSASRSVDDPYVELSVGEIAARAYAAEAVVLRAADTIDRAWAAGQDPALVEQAAVEVAQAQFITADSALKAAERVFDVGGASTTSRQHNLDRHWRNARTVTNHNPRDWKAAAVGAWALKGTPPPTSGLF; encoded by the coding sequence ATGTCTGTACAGGCCTTGAAAGACCGCATTTACGCGCTGCTTCCACACATCGAAGCGGGCGCTGCTGCTCGCGAGCGTGACCGTCAGTTGCCCTATGAGGCGGTGCGAGCGTTGGCCCAGGCCGGGCTGTTCACCCTGCGCGTGCCTGAGGCCGCCGGAGGCCCGGGGGCTTCGGTGCGTGACGTGATCGAAGTGTTGCTGGCGGTGGCCAGCGTCGACTCCAACACCGCCCAGGCATTACGCCCTGGCCTGGCCTTCCTGGAAGGCCTGCTGACCGGTGCCGAAGACGATGCCGGCAGTGAGCGTGACCGCTGGTTCGCCCGTTACCTGGACGGCGCCGTGCTGGGTAACGCCGGCTGGGAAGTGGGCGGCGCCAACGGCGCCATCAGTGCGCGCATCGTGCGCCAGGGGGATCACTACCGGGTTACTGGCAGCAAGTATTACAGCACGGGTGCCCTGTACGCCGACTGGATCAGTGTGGTGGCGCTGGACGAAGACGACCAGCCCCGGTCGTTCGTGCTGCCACGCGACCGCCAGGGCCTGGTGCTGCTCGACGACTTCGACGCCATGGGCCAGCGCCTGACCGCCAGCGGCACCACGCGCCTGGACGACGTCATCGTCTACCCGGACGAACTTCGCGCCCGCACGGTGCAGGAGGGTACCCGCACCATCGTCACGCCATTCCTGCAGTTGTTCCTGGCCACGGTGCAGGCGGGTATTGCCCGCAATGCCCTGAATGACGCCGTGCGTTTCGCGCGCGACCACGCCCGGCCGATCAAGCACAGCAGCGCCAGCCGCTCGGTGGACGACCCGTACGTGGAATTGAGCGTTGGCGAGATCGCGGCCCGCGCCTATGCCGCCGAAGCGGTGGTGCTGCGCGCGGCCGACACCATCGACCGCGCCTGGGCGGCGGGGCAGGATCCAGCGCTGGTGGAGCAGGCGGCGGTGGAAGTGGCCCAGGCGCAGTTCATCACGGCAGACAGCGCACTGAAGGCGGCCGAGCGGGTGTTCGACGTGGGCGGTGCGTCCACCACCAGCCGCCAGCACAACCTGGACCGCCACTGGCGCAACGCCCGCACCGTGACCAACCACAACCCACGCGACTGGAAGGCCGCGGCGGTGGGCGCCTGGGCACTGAAAGGCACGCCACCGCCCACCTCCGGGCTGTTCTAA
- a CDS encoding ABC transporter permease has translation MSQLILEAPALDLAQPRFTPRWGTLLAGLFLAWLVAAALAPGLFSHSDPLAIVPRDAFQAPGWAHWFGTDQSGRDIYARIVFGARQSLLIGMAATALAMAVAISLGLLGGLLGGATDRAIGWLLEVLFAFPSLVLALLFVAVFGSGIGPLIIATGIGGAPGYARMVRGQVLSVRNAGYIEAARALGHRPARIILRQLLPNALRPLVVTMTMGVGQAIVWASALSFLGLGAKPPAPEWGTMLSMGRDFVVNAPWLTFVPGLFIVLTTLSTTVVGRYLQQRLEGRLS, from the coding sequence ATGAGCCAACTGATTCTCGAAGCCCCCGCGCTGGACCTGGCCCAGCCCCGTTTCACCCCGCGCTGGGGCACCTTGCTGGCAGGTCTGTTCCTGGCCTGGCTGGTGGCCGCGGCATTGGCCCCGGGCCTGTTCAGCCACAGCGATCCGCTGGCCATCGTGCCACGGGACGCGTTCCAGGCGCCTGGCTGGGCGCACTGGTTCGGTACTGACCAATCGGGCCGCGATATCTATGCACGCATCGTCTTCGGTGCCCGCCAGTCGCTGCTGATCGGCATGGCCGCCACCGCGCTGGCCATGGCCGTGGCCATCAGCCTCGGGCTGCTCGGCGGTCTGTTGGGCGGCGCGACCGACCGCGCCATCGGCTGGCTGCTGGAAGTGCTGTTCGCTTTTCCCAGCCTGGTACTGGCCCTGCTGTTCGTAGCGGTATTTGGCAGCGGTATCGGGCCGTTGATCATCGCCACCGGCATCGGCGGCGCGCCGGGCTACGCACGCATGGTGCGCGGCCAGGTACTGAGTGTGCGCAATGCCGGTTATATCGAGGCGGCCCGCGCCCTGGGCCACCGCCCGGCGCGGATCATCCTGCGCCAGTTGCTGCCCAACGCCCTGCGCCCGCTGGTGGTCACCATGACCATGGGCGTGGGCCAAGCCATTGTCTGGGCTTCGGCCCTGAGTTTCCTGGGTCTGGGCGCCAAGCCGCCCGCACCCGAGTGGGGGACCATGCTGTCCATGGGCCGCGACTTCGTGGTCAACGCCCCCTGGCTGACCTTCGTGCCCGGGCTGTTCATCGTCTTGACCACCTTGTCCACCACCGTGGTGGGCCGTTACCTGCAACAACGCCTGGAGGGCCGCCTGTCATGA